A section of the Paenibacillus yonginensis genome encodes:
- a CDS encoding Ku protein — protein MHTVWKGAISFGLVHVPVKMFSATEDKDISMKYIHKTCGSPISYVRRCPSCDKDVEWDEITRGYEYEKGKYVLFDKEELEQLAERNNKTITILDFVDLHEIDPIYFQKTYYLSPDQAGSNAYRLLLQAMRDTGKIGIAKIAIRSKSSLAAIRVLEDDCLAVETIFYPDEIRPVSQVPGLPEQVEVNDKELTMAKLLIEQLSTPFEPEKYTDDYRAALLDLIQHKVAGEEVSLAPAKPKTNVIDLMAALQASIEAVRPIGTDPGTAASPAAARTSRTSKKNKSADKTAGATGAEAGTQAGAAGTTRTTSGRSKAGSKTAAAQTKAKTKAPAETGKDTGKGAVRPAALSALTEPPKPKRRTAKPKQSS, from the coding sequence ATGCATACCGTCTGGAAAGGAGCGATCAGCTTCGGTCTTGTTCATGTCCCGGTGAAGATGTTCTCCGCCACGGAAGATAAAGACATTTCCATGAAATATATTCACAAAACCTGCGGCAGCCCGATTTCATATGTTCGGCGTTGTCCCTCCTGTGACAAAGATGTGGAGTGGGATGAAATTACCCGCGGATATGAATATGAAAAAGGGAAATATGTGCTGTTTGATAAAGAAGAGCTGGAGCAGCTCGCCGAACGCAACAACAAAACGATAACGATTCTCGATTTTGTGGATTTGCATGAGATCGATCCGATCTATTTCCAGAAAACCTATTATTTATCTCCCGATCAGGCGGGCTCCAACGCTTACCGCCTGCTGCTTCAGGCGATGAGAGATACCGGCAAGATCGGCATCGCCAAAATTGCCATCCGCTCCAAAAGCAGTCTTGCCGCGATCCGCGTGCTGGAGGACGACTGCCTTGCTGTCGAAACCATCTTCTATCCGGATGAAATCCGCCCGGTCTCCCAGGTTCCGGGTCTGCCAGAACAGGTAGAGGTGAACGACAAGGAGCTGACGATGGCCAAGCTGCTGATCGAGCAGCTCTCCACTCCCTTTGAACCTGAGAAATATACGGATGATTACCGGGCAGCCCTGCTCGATCTGATCCAGCATAAGGTCGCCGGGGAGGAAGTTTCCCTTGCGCCTGCCAAACCGAAGACGAATGTCATTGATCTGATGGCTGCCCTGCAGGCCAGCATTGAAGCCGTTCGTCCGATCGGTACCGATCCGGGAACAGCAGCCTCTCCCGCTGCTGCCCGAACATCCCGGACAAGCAAAAAAAACAAATCCGCTGATAAAACGGCCGGGGCGACAGGCGCCGAAGCCGGAACCCAAGCGGGGGCCGCCGGAACAACCCGCACTACATCCGGCCGCAGCAAAGCTGGAAGCAAGACCGCGGCGGCCCAAACCAAAGCCAAAACGAAAGCTCCGGCTGAAACCGGGAAAGACACGGGCAAGGGCGCTGTGAGGCCAGCCGCTTTATCAGCGTTGACCGAACCGCCCAAACCCAAGCGCAGAACCGCAAAACCAAAGCAGTCCTCCTGA